DNA sequence from the Agromyces aureus genome:
CGACCCGTGGTGCCGCTCGTGTACTGCAGCACCGCGGTGTCGTCGAGCGAGGGTCGCGGATGCCGCTTCGCCACTGCCCGGCGCGACGTGAGCCGCTCCCACTCCACGAGTCCGCGCGCCTTCGGCTTCGTCGTGAGGGCACGCCGCGATCGACGAGCCGCTGGCACGGGCAGTCGCAGCGCCATCCGCTTGCCGAAGGGGAGGGCTCTCGTGAGGTCGACCGCGACGATGTGCTCGGGGCGGATGTCGCTCGGGAACTCGGCCACCGTGTCGGCGACGCTGTTCCAGACGACGGCGACCTTCGCGCCGTGGTCCTCGAACTGGTGCCGCAGCTCGGGCGGCGTGTAGAGCGGGTTGTGCTCGACGACGATGGCACCGAGCCGCAGCACCGCGTAGAAGGCGACGACGTGCTGCGGGCAGTTCGGCAGCACCAGGGCCACCCGGTCGCCCGCCCGCACCCCGAGGCGGCGCAGGCCCTCGGCGGCCGAGGCGATCTGCTCGCCGAGCTCGTGGTAGCTCGTCTCGGCACCGAAGAACTCGAGGGCCGTGCGGCGCCGGTACCGGCTGACGGCGTCGTCGATCATGTCGACGAGCGTCTGGCTCGGCTCCTCGATCTCGGGCGGCACGCCTTCGGCGTAGTGGGCGAGCCATGGCCGGTGCTCAAACGGGTTCATTCGTGCCTCTCACGGCCACCCGGTGCACGTCGTGCGGGCGATGCCCGCGAGATCCGGCGTGAGCGGATGCCGCGTTCAAGCGTAGGCGCATCCGCATGCCGCGTGCCGAATCCATCGCTTGGGCCCGCACGCGCAGGAGATCGGGCACCATCCCCGCTCCACGCGGATGAAGGTGCCCGATCTCCTGCAGACCGAACGGGGAGGACCGGGCGCGCCCGTGTCGAGGCGCGCCCGGAGTCGTCAGCCCCGCGAGGGCGTGCCGCCGGCCGCGCCGTTGGCCGAGCCGCCCTGCGAGGGCGTGCTGCCCGTCGCCGTCGAGACGGGATCGCCGTCGTCGGCCGGGCCGGTGACGACGGTGCCGCCGTCGTGCATGGCCAGCTCTGCGGCATCCGCTGCCGCTGCCTGCTCGCCCGTGATCGCCTCGCCGCGCGCGACCATGCCGGCCTCGTCGGAGAGCGGGATCTGCTTCAGGAAGAGCGCGAGCACGAACGCCGCGAGGATGAACGGGATCAGGTACCAGAACACCGGCGCGAGCGAGTCGGCGTAGGCCGTCACGATGGCGTCGCGCACGGGGCCGGGCAGCTCCGACAGGCGCTGCGGGTCGAGCGTCGACATGGCGTCGCCCGCCTGCGAGGCGTTCGCGCCGGCATCCGTGAAGATCTTCGTCAGGTTCTCCGACAGGCGCGTCGTGAAGAGCGCACCGAAGATCGCGACGCCGAGCGAGGCGCCGACCTCGCGGAAGTAGTTGTTCGTGCTGGTCGCGGTGCCCACCTGGGTGGCGGGAACGGCGTTCTGCACCACGAGCACGACGACCTGCATGATGAGGCCGAGCCCCGCGCCGAACACGAACAGGTACACGCAGATCAGCCAGATGGGGGTGTCGGCCGAGAGCGAGGTCATGGCGAGCATGGCCAGCGCGGTCACGAGTGTTCCGGCGATCGGGTAGGCGCGGTAGCGGCCAGACCTCGAGATCGCGATGCCCGACCAGATCGAGGTGCCCATCATGCCCGCCATCATCGGCAGCATCAGCAGGCCGGATGCCGTCGCCGAGGCGCCGGAGGACATCTGCAGGAACGTCGGAACGAACGCGATGGCCGAGAACATGCCGATGCCGAGCGTGAAGCCGATCGCCGTGGCGTTGATGAAGACCGGGTTCTTGAACAGCGACAGCGGGATGATCGGGTCCTCGGCCCGCGCCTCGACCACGACGAACGCCGTCGCGGCGGCGAGGAGGCCGACGCCCCACGCCCACGTCTCGACGGCGTCCCAGCCGTGTGCGGCGTTGCCGCCGAAGTCGGTGAAGAAGATGAGGCAGACGGTGGCCGCCGAGAGCAGCATGACGCCCAGCACGTCGACCTTCTTCTCGGCCTTCTTGCTCGGCAGGGTCAGCGTGAACCAGGCGATCGCGAACGCCGCGATGCCGATCGGGATGTTGATGTAGAACGCCCACTGCCACGTCATGTGGTCGACGAAGTAGCCGCCGAGCAGGGGGCCGGCCACGGCAGAGAGGCCGAAGATGGCGCCGAGCGGGCCCATGTACTTGCCGCGCTCGGAGGCGGGCACGATGTCGGCGATGATCGCCTGCGACAGGATCATGAGCCCGCCGCCGCCGAGGCCCTGCATCGCGCGGAACGCGACGAAGGCCCAGAACGTCGGGGCGAACGCGGCGCCGACGGAGGCCACGGTGAACAGCGCGATCGCGATGAGGAACAGGTTGCGCCGCCCGAGCACGTCGCCGAACTTGCCGTAGATCGGCATCACGATGGTCGTCGCGAGCAGATAGGCGGTGGTGATCCACGCCTGGTGCTCGACGCCGCCGAGCTCGCCGACGATCGTCGGCATCGCGGTCGAGACGATGGTCTGGTCGAGGCTCGAGAGCAGCATGCCGGCGATGAGGGCCGAGAAGATGATCCAGATGCGTCGCTGGGTCAGCACGAGCGGTCCGCTCGTCGCCTTGGGTGGTGCCGTGGTGGTCATTGCGGGTGCCTTCGGTGGTTCGGGGTGATTCAGGGGCGAGGGGCGGATGCCGGTGCGCAGGCCGCACGGGTCTCGGCCACGGAGTTGCGGAGCATCGTGGCGAAGTCGACGGGCGAGGTGTCGGCGTCGGCGAAGTACTGGTGGCCGACGCGGCCGACGAGCGCGCCGATCACGGCGGCCGCGGTTCGCGCGAGCGGGTCGCCCGGCTCGAGGTGCTCGCGCGCCTCGATGGCGGCGACGACGCGCTGTTCGAGCTGCTGGCCGGCACCGATCATGCGGGGGAGCAGTTGCGGCTCGCGGTCGATGATCGCGTGCGGGTCGATCGCGTCGAACTCGTCGTCCCAGGCGGAAACGGTCGCGATCGCGAGCTCGGCCAGCGCATCGAGCAGGGTCGGCGCGTCGTCGTCACCGCGCGTGAAGGCGGCCAGGGCCGCTTCGTCGATGCCGTCGGCGTCGTGGCCGATGACCGCGTCCTCCTTGGTCGGGAAGTAGTTGAAGAAGGTGCGGCGCGAGACGCCGACGTCGGTGCAGAGCTCGTCGACCGTGAAGCCCGAGAGCCCGCGTTCGATCGTGAGCTGGCGTGCTCGATGGCAGAGCGCGAGCCGGGTGCGGCGCATGCGCTGCTCGCGCAGCCCCGGCGTTGAACTTGCACTCTCGGTCATGAAGTGCAATTCTGCACTATTCCGCGAAGAGTGCAAAATCTAGCGAGGCTCGGAATTGACGGCCCAGCAGAAATTCAGGAGATCCGGCCTCACGCCCGCCCTGAGGGGCGCATGTGCCCAGATCTCCTGAATATCGCGATCTGACGAGGGCTCCTCACCGGGGCCGGTCGCTCACGCGTCGCGACGGATCCACCGGAAGGTCAGCCGGCTCAGCACGAGTCCGACGACGAGCCAGACGAGCAGCGCGATCGCGACCCCCGGCAGGTTCCACGACTCGTTCTGCTCGAGCGCCTCCCAGCCGTCGGGCAGGAACACCGACCGCATCCCCTGTGCGATCCACTTGAGCGGGAAGATGCTCGCGATGTTCTGCAGCCAGTCGGGCAGCATGTTCCACTGCAGGTAGACCCCCGAGATGAACTGGAGGATCAGGCCGATCGGGATGACGACCGCCGCCGCGCTCTTGCCGGAGCGGGGCAGTGCCGACAACGCGATGCCGATCAGCGCGCAGGTCGTGAGGCCGAGCACGAACACCCAGGCGAACGTCAGCCATTTCTCTGGCTCGGTCGGCAGCGCGATGCCGAGCACGAGCCACCCGGCGAGGATCAGCAGCGACGCCTGCAGGGTTCCGGTGACGAACACCTGGCCGATCTTGCCGAGGAAGTACGCGACGGGCGAGAGCGGCGTGCCTCCGAGGCGCTTCAGGGTGCCGTTCGACTTCTCGAGCGCGATGTCGATCGCGAGGTTCTGCACGCCCGACAGGAAGATGCCCGACGCGAGCATCGCGGGCAGGTACAGGGCCGCGACGGAGATCTCGGCACCGGGAGGGCCGGCGTCGCCCGATGCGCTGAACGCGGCCGAGAAGATCGCGAGCATCACGAACGGGAACAGGAAGGTGAAGAAGAGCGTGTCGGGCGCCCGGAAGTACATCTTCGTCTCGACGCCGATGCGCGAGGTGCCCTGGGTCGCGAGGTTGGTGCTCATGCGGCGGCCTCCTGCGAGCCGGCCGCGCCGGCGATGTCGTCGGCCCCGACGGTCGTGCCGTCGACCGCGGTGACCGAGCGGACGAGTTCGAGGTAGACGTCCTCGAGCGTGGGCCTGATGATCTCGAGTCCGTCGGGCTCGCGTCCGAGGCCGGCGACGACGGATGCCACGAGCAGGCCGGGTTCGTCGGTGCGCACCTCGTGACGCTCGCCCGCGGCATCCGTCCAGCGAACGAGGGGCACTCGCGCCTCTGCGCCGCCGATCTCGGTGATGCCGCCGACGTCGAGCAGGCGACCGGCGGCGATGACGCCCGCACGGTCGGCGAGCTGCGCGGCCTCGTCGAGGTAGTGCGTGGTGAGCAGGATCGTCGTGCCCTCGGCCTTCAGCGAGCGGATGAGCTCCCAGAACTGCTGGCGCGCCTCGGGGTCGAAGCCCGTGGTGGGCTCGTCGAGGAAGAGCAGCTCGGGTCGGCCCACGATGCCGAGCGCGACGTCGACCCGACGTTGCTGCCCGCCCGAGAGCTTCGCGACGCGGGTGTTCGCCTTGGCCTCGAGCCCGACGGCCGCGATCACGTCGTCGACCTCGCGCGGGTTCGGGTAGAGGCCGGCGAAGTGCCGCAGCACCTCGCGCACGGTGAGCAGGCCCGTGTCGCCGCCTGTCTGCAGCACGATGCCGAGCCGGGACTTCCAGTCGCGACCGCCGTGCGCCGGGTCGACGCCGAGCACGCTGACCTCGCCGGCGGTGCGCGAGCGGTAGCCCTCGAGGATCTCGACGGTCGTCGACTTGCCGGCGCCGTTCGGGCCGAGCAGGGCGAAGGTCTCTCCGCGGTAGATGTCGAGATCGAGGCCGTCGACCGCGGCGAACCCGCCGTAGACCTTTCGGAGGCCGCGGATGCGGACCACGGCGTCGCTGGGTGAGGAGTGCATGGGTCGAGCCTGACGGTTGGCGGCGCCGATTGACACCCCCTTCCGATTGATTCGCGGAAACAGCGTGTTACAGGATTTCGGACGTGCCCGTCGTGCGCAGTAGTTTCGAGGAATGCCCAGCACCACGGAATCCGCCCACGACCGCGACCGCGAACTCGTCGTCAGCGACATCGACGCGAGGTTCCGCGCCGATGTGAGCCTGCTCGGCGGACTGCTCGGCACGATCCTCGTCGAGGCGGGCGGGCAGGAGCTGTTCGACGACGTCGAGCGACTGCGCCACGCGACGATCGACGCGCACGAGACGCGCGACGGTGCGGCGCTCGCCGAGGCCGAGGCCATCGCGGCGTCGTTCGATCCGGCTCGCGCCGAGCAGGTCGCACGGGCGTTCACCGTGTACTTCCACCTCGTGAACCTCGCCGAGGAGCACCAGCGGGTGCGCATCCTCCGCACGCGCGCCGAGTCCCGCGAACGCATCTCGTTGTCGGGCGACGCGGTCGCCTCCGATGCGCCGTCGCTCGAGAACGTCGACGGCTCGCTGTCGGCCACCATCCGCCTGCTGGTCGACGAGGTGGGGGTCGACGAGGCGCGCGCCAGGGTCGAGCGGCTGCGGTTCCACCCGGTGCTCACGGCGCATCCGACCGAGGCCCGCCGTCGCGCGATCGCCTCGGCGATCCGGCGCATCGGCGCGCTCATCGACGAGCGCGACGACCTCGAGCGCGGCGACCGCACGATCGCCGAGATCGACCGTCGCCTCCTCGAGGAGATCGACATCCTGTGGCGCACCGCGCCGCTGCGCACGACCCGCCCGACGCCCCTCGACGAAGTGCGCAGCGCCATGGGCGTGTTCGACCAGACCCTCTTCGAGGTCGTGCCGCAGGTGTACCGCAGCATCGACGATCGACTGCAGCCGGATGTCGCGGGGCGGGCCGCGCCCGTCGCCCCGGCGTTCCTGCGGCTCGGCAGCTGGATCGGCGGCGACCGCGACGGCAACCCGTTCGTGACCGCCGAGACCACGCGCGAGGCCGCGCACATCGCCGCGGAGCACGTGCTGCTCGGCCTCGAGCGCGCCGCGAAGCGCATCGGCCGCACGCTCACGCTCGACGCGAAGGAGACCCCGGCGTCGGCCGAGCTCACGTCGCTGCTCGCCGCGCAGCAGGAGCTCGCGCCCGAGGTGACCGCGACCATCGGCACCCGGGCGCCCCACGAGCCGCACCGCCGGGTGCTGCTCGTGGTGGCCGAGCGCATCGCGGCGACCCGTCGCGGCGACGCCGGCCTCGCGTACTCCGCTCCCGAGCAGCTGCTCGCCGACCTGCGCGTGCTGCAGGAGTCGCTGCGCTCGGGCGGTGCGCTCCGCAGTGCGAACGGCGAGCTGCAGCACCTGATCTGGCAGGCCGAGACCTTCGGGTTCCACCTCGCCGAGCTCGAGGTGCGTCAGCACTCGAAGGTGCACCGGCAGTCGCTCGCCGAGATCCGCGCGGGCGGTGAGCGCGGCGAGACCACCGAGGAGGTGCTCTCGGTGTTCCGGGTCATCGCCGACCTGCAGCGCCGCTACGGCGTTCGCACGGTGCGCCGCTACATCGTGTCGTTCACGCAGAGCCCAGAAGACCTCGCGAACGTCTACGAGCTCGCGGCCGCAGCACTCGGCGACGAGGCGGCGGAGGTCGCGATCGACGTCGTGCCGCTGTTCGAGACGTTCGCCGACCTCGAGGCGAGCGTCGAGATCCTCGACGCCATGCTCGAGCTCCCGCAGGTGCAGGCCAGGCTCGCGGCGACCGGGCGCAAGGTCGAGGTCATGCTCGGCTACTCCGACTCGTCGAAGGACGTCGGTCCCGTCTCGGCGACGCTCGCGCTGCACGGCGCCCAGGCCCGCATCGCGGCGTGGGCCGACCGCAACGACATCGAGCTGACGCTCTTCCATGGCCGCGGCGGCGCGCTCGGCCGCGGCGGCGGGCCCGCGAACGAGGCCGTGCTCGCGCAGCCTGCGGGCTCGGTCGACGGCCGGCTGAAGATCACCGAGCAGGGCGAGGTCATCTTCGCCCAGTACGGCGATCCGGCGATCGCCAAGCGCCACCTCGAGCAGATGGCCTCGGCGGCGCTGCTGGCCGGCAGCCGGTCGAACGAGGCGCGCAACCGGGCGGCCGACGAGCGCTTCGGCGACCTCGCCACGACGCTCGACGCGGCATCCCGAACCCGGTTCCACTCGCTCGTGAAGGCCGACGGCTTCGCGCCGTGGTTCGCCGACGTCACGCCCATGGAGGAGGTCGGGCACCTCGCGCTCGGCTCGCGCCCCGCGCGCCGCGGCCTGTCGGTCGAGTCGCTCGACGACCTGCGCGCGATTCCGTGGGTGTTCTCGTGGAGCCAGGCCCGCATCAACCTCGCCGCCTGGTTCGGCCTCGGCACCGCGCTCGAGGCCGTGGGTGACGAGGCCCTGCTGCGCGAGGCGTACGCCGAGTGGCCGCTGTTCACGGCCATGATCGACAACTTCTCGATGTCGCTCGCGAAGACCGACGAGCGCATCGCCGCCCGCTACCTCGCGCTCGGCGACCGCGACGACCTCGCCGAGCTCGTGCTCGACGAGATGCGGCTCACGAAGCAGTGGCTCGGCCGTGTCACCCAGAGCGACGAGCTGCTGGTCGCGCGCCCGGTGCTCGCCAAGGCCGTGCGCCTGCGCAGCCCCTACGTCGACGCGCTCTCGCTGCTGCAGCTGCGCGCGCTCACGGCGATCCGGGCCGGCGAGGCCGACCTGCCGAGCGACGACCACCACGAGCTGCTGCTGCTCACCGTCAACGGCGTCGCCGCGGGCGTGCAGAACACGGGCTGAGTCCGGGGCGGGTCACGGGCGCACGCGGACGCGGCGCCCCTCGAAGCCGACGACGTCGCCGGCGTGCAGCTGTCGCCCGCGGCGCAGCTCGACCTCGCCGTTCACGGTCACGTCGCCGTCGGCGATCGCCTCCTTGACGTCGCCGCCGGTGTCGAGCAAGCCCGCGAACTTCAGGAACTGCCCGAGGCGGATCATCTCGCCGCCGATCGGGACGTCTTCGACCGGAGCGTCGTGTGTCATCCCCGAAGGCTAGTCGACCCCGCGCGCGAGCTCGGCGAGCCGCCGCTCGAGGAAGCGCCGCTCGGGCTCGGTCGGCGCGAGCTCGATCGCCTGACGGTAGCGGTCGGCCGCGACATCCGCTCGCCCGAGCCGGCGCAGCAGGTCGGCCTGCGCCGCGGGCAGCAGGTGGTAGCGATCGAGGGTTCCGGACGCCGCGAGCAGGTCGAGTGCGTCGAGCCCCGCCCGCGGGTGTCCGGCCAGGCCCACCGCCACGGCGCGATTCAGTTCGATCACGGGCGACGGCGTGAGCGCGAGCAGGTCGTCGTAGCACCGCACGATCGCCGCCCAGTCGGTGTCGTCGGGGTGCGCGGCCCGCGCGTGCTCGCGCTGGATCTCGGCCTGCAGGCGGTACGGGCCGGCCGCCGCACCGGTCCGCTCTGCATCAGGCCGACCGGCTCGACCGGTTACGGGTAACCGGTCGAGCTGGTCGAGCCGGTCGAGCACCGCGAGCCCCTCGGCGATCTCGGCCGCGTTCCACGTCGTTCGGTCCTGCGCGTCGAGCGGCACGAGCTCGCCCTCGGCGTCGACGCGCGCGGCCGAGCGCGCGTGCTGCAGCAGCAGGAGTGCGAGCAGTCCGGCGGCTTCGGGCTCGTCGGGCATGAGACGGGCGACGAGCCGCGCGAGCCGGATCGCCTCCTCCTGCAGGTCGAGCCGAAGCAGCCGGTCGCCGGAACTCGCGAGGTAGCCCTCGTTGTGCAC
Encoded proteins:
- a CDS encoding MDR family MFS transporter — protein: MTTTAPPKATSGPLVLTQRRIWIIFSALIAGMLLSSLDQTIVSTAMPTIVGELGGVEHQAWITTAYLLATTIVMPIYGKFGDVLGRRNLFLIAIALFTVASVGAAFAPTFWAFVAFRAMQGLGGGGLMILSQAIIADIVPASERGKYMGPLGAIFGLSAVAGPLLGGYFVDHMTWQWAFYINIPIGIAAFAIAWFTLTLPSKKAEKKVDVLGVMLLSAATVCLIFFTDFGGNAAHGWDAVETWAWGVGLLAAATAFVVVEARAEDPIIPLSLFKNPVFINATAIGFTLGIGMFSAIAFVPTFLQMSSGASATASGLLMLPMMAGMMGTSIWSGIAISRSGRYRAYPIAGTLVTALAMLAMTSLSADTPIWLICVYLFVFGAGLGLIMQVVVLVVQNAVPATQVGTATSTNNYFREVGASLGVAIFGALFTTRLSENLTKIFTDAGANASQAGDAMSTLDPQRLSELPGPVRDAIVTAYADSLAPVFWYLIPFILAAFVLALFLKQIPLSDEAGMVARGEAITGEQAAAADAAELAMHDGGTVVTGPADDGDPVSTATGSTPSQGGSANGAAGGTPSRG
- a CDS encoding TetR/AcrR family transcriptional regulator, encoding MTESASSTPGLREQRMRRTRLALCHRARQLTIERGLSGFTVDELCTDVGVSRRTFFNYFPTKEDAVIGHDADGIDEAALAAFTRGDDDAPTLLDALAELAIATVSAWDDEFDAIDPHAIIDREPQLLPRMIGAGQQLEQRVVAAIEAREHLEPGDPLARTAAAVIGALVGRVGHQYFADADTSPVDFATMLRNSVAETRAACAPASAPRP
- a CDS encoding ABC transporter permease — translated: MSTNLATQGTSRIGVETKMYFRAPDTLFFTFLFPFVMLAIFSAAFSASGDAGPPGAEISVAALYLPAMLASGIFLSGVQNLAIDIALEKSNGTLKRLGGTPLSPVAYFLGKIGQVFVTGTLQASLLILAGWLVLGIALPTEPEKWLTFAWVFVLGLTTCALIGIALSALPRSGKSAAAVVIPIGLILQFISGVYLQWNMLPDWLQNIASIFPLKWIAQGMRSVFLPDGWEALEQNESWNLPGVAIALLVWLVVGLVLSRLTFRWIRRDA
- a CDS encoding ABC transporter ATP-binding protein, producing the protein MHSSPSDAVVRIRGLRKVYGGFAAVDGLDLDIYRGETFALLGPNGAGKSTTVEILEGYRSRTAGEVSVLGVDPAHGGRDWKSRLGIVLQTGGDTGLLTVREVLRHFAGLYPNPREVDDVIAAVGLEAKANTRVAKLSGGQQRRVDVALGIVGRPELLFLDEPTTGFDPEARQQFWELIRSLKAEGTTILLTTHYLDEAAQLADRAGVIAAGRLLDVGGITEIGGAEARVPLVRWTDAAGERHEVRTDEPGLLVASVVAGLGREPDGLEIIRPTLEDVYLELVRSVTAVDGTTVGADDIAGAAGSQEAAA
- a CDS encoding phosphoenolpyruvate carboxylase, with amino-acid sequence MPSTTESAHDRDRELVVSDIDARFRADVSLLGGLLGTILVEAGGQELFDDVERLRHATIDAHETRDGAALAEAEAIAASFDPARAEQVARAFTVYFHLVNLAEEHQRVRILRTRAESRERISLSGDAVASDAPSLENVDGSLSATIRLLVDEVGVDEARARVERLRFHPVLTAHPTEARRRAIASAIRRIGALIDERDDLERGDRTIAEIDRRLLEEIDILWRTAPLRTTRPTPLDEVRSAMGVFDQTLFEVVPQVYRSIDDRLQPDVAGRAAPVAPAFLRLGSWIGGDRDGNPFVTAETTREAAHIAAEHVLLGLERAAKRIGRTLTLDAKETPASAELTSLLAAQQELAPEVTATIGTRAPHEPHRRVLLVVAERIAATRRGDAGLAYSAPEQLLADLRVLQESLRSGGALRSANGELQHLIWQAETFGFHLAELEVRQHSKVHRQSLAEIRAGGERGETTEEVLSVFRVIADLQRRYGVRTVRRYIVSFTQSPEDLANVYELAAAALGDEAAEVAIDVVPLFETFADLEASVEILDAMLELPQVQARLAATGRKVEVMLGYSDSSKDVGPVSATLALHGAQARIAAWADRNDIELTLFHGRGGALGRGGGPANEAVLAQPAGSVDGRLKITEQGEVIFAQYGDPAIAKRHLEQMASAALLAGSRSNEARNRAADERFGDLATTLDAASRTRFHSLVKADGFAPWFADVTPMEEVGHLALGSRPARRGLSVESLDDLRAIPWVFSWSQARINLAAWFGLGTALEAVGDEALLREAYAEWPLFTAMIDNFSMSLAKTDERIAARYLALGDRDDLAELVLDEMRLTKQWLGRVTQSDELLVARPVLAKAVRLRSPYVDALSLLQLRALTAIRAGEADLPSDDHHELLLLTVNGVAAGVQNTG
- a CDS encoding RNA-binding S4 domain-containing protein, whose protein sequence is MTHDAPVEDVPIGGEMIRLGQFLKFAGLLDTGGDVKEAIADGDVTVNGEVELRRGRQLHAGDVVGFEGRRVRVRP
- a CDS encoding RNA polymerase sigma factor; translation: MRGDAPDLARDTARDAVDRIYREEWTRIVATLIRATRDWDLAEDAAADAFVRAAERWPVEGVPDNPGAWLTTVARNRALDVLRRRGVEIDKVKEWMVMDELLRPGAPTDPADLAAASISASGSATAEIDDRLRLIFTCAHPALPIEARVALTLRTVGGLETPEIARAFLVPEATMAQRLVRAKRKIRNAGIPYRVPEGDELRRRLSGVLAVLMLVHNEGYLASSGDRLLRLDLQEEAIRLARLVARLMPDEPEAAGLLALLLLQHARSAARVDAEGELVPLDAQDRTTWNAAEIAEGLAVLDRLDQLDRLPVTGRAGRPDAERTGAAAGPYRLQAEIQREHARAAHPDDTDWAAIVRCYDDLLALTPSPVIELNRAVAVGLAGHPRAGLDALDLLAASGTLDRYHLLPAAQADLLRRLGRADVAADRYRQAIELAPTEPERRFLERRLAELARGVD